In a single window of the bacterium genome:
- a CDS encoding methyltransferase domain-containing protein: MTDFTVEIFDRLQDEAEFFDREAERTQGAQRGLKFTNNLNYEQYFAHQRPYAAVRDFMGDIGGKRILDYACGTGWTSVFFARSGAQCHGIDISAKSIAVANRTAVINEVGSRCDFRVGSGENLPYAD, translated from the coding sequence ATGACGGATTTCACGGTAGAAATTTTCGACCGGCTGCAGGATGAAGCGGAGTTTTTTGACCGCGAAGCCGAGAGGACGCAAGGGGCACAAAGAGGGCTGAAATTCACAAACAATCTCAACTACGAGCAGTACTTTGCGCATCAACGACCATACGCTGCTGTGAGAGACTTCATGGGGGATATTGGCGGCAAGCGAATTCTTGACTATGCTTGCGGCACCGGATGGACCTCGGTGTTTTTCGCGCGATCCGGAGCGCAATGTCACGGGATTGACATTTCGGCAAAGTCAATAGCGGTCGCAAACCGTACTGCAGTGATCAATGAGGTGGGAAGTCGATGCGATTTTCGCGTTGGTTCAGGCGAGAATTTGCCGTATGCGGATTAG
- a CDS encoding protein kinase — protein sequence MSLSPGQQIGPYKVIDRAGSGGMGEVFKAHDTRLDRTVAIKVLPAIYADNAALRSRFEREAKAISSLNHPHICTLHDIGRENGIDYLVMEYLEGQTLTDKLKTGPLGQVELLRYGIEIADALEHAHRQGLVHRDLKPQNIIITKNGAKLLDFGLAKLQIHDGVVEGMSGITRTTPLTGEGTIIGTIQYMSPEQLEGKEVDFRSDIFAFGAVLYEMATGQRAFQATSQASLIASILTKEPRPLSELQTMTPPMLERAIKQCLAKDPDHRWQSAGDLKRTLQWVNEGGSQVGLPAPVAAHRKRQLQLGWIIASVATLALAALAFIHFTQPKPEIVTTKFSIPVPEKMLVITWPRLSPDGTMLAFQGRDSASVLRIYVRPLNALEAYPLPGTENAQRPFWSPDSKTLAFFAGNQLKKIAALGGPVQLICDANGGADGTWGASGVIVFDGDTNDSIRRVSAGGGTVTGATTIRREKGEQYHMWPCFLPNGEHFFYLSFGDSLSRTRGGQALHVAALDGTMDKEIGRVYSRLEITPDGQLIHSRDGVLYTTKFDFGKMELVGEAIPIAENISSQNEMSNFSISEKGQLVYRTGAMGTANRLLTWFDRNGKELGTEGDLADYEDLAISPDGNRLAFGMGDTRSQKSDIWIRDLRRGVSSRLTFEEEDEIWPIWSPDGTRILYAQNGGGVFGVFEQQANGVGVPRSIYAASGKNCGASCWGADGETIVMSIVDQAFDVITVKYSDSTKVTALVKTPAVEQTGVLSPNGRYLAYSSTETGQREVFVRDLSPTGGKWQISADNGWDAKWRADGKELIYTNRSFDFKSVEVNTSGPNFDAGRPEKLFRQRMAFTGTTQFRWDMTADAQKFILNVPQTGEATGEFVVVLNWLEELKKR from the coding sequence ATGAGTCTGTCCCCCGGACAACAAATCGGACCCTACAAAGTAATCGACCGCGCCGGCTCAGGCGGCATGGGCGAAGTGTTCAAAGCCCATGACACGCGCCTTGACCGCACCGTCGCCATCAAAGTGCTTCCCGCGATCTATGCCGACAATGCCGCATTGCGGTCGCGGTTTGAACGCGAAGCCAAAGCCATCTCCAGCCTCAATCATCCGCATATCTGCACACTGCACGATATCGGCCGCGAGAACGGGATTGACTATCTCGTAATGGAGTACCTCGAGGGCCAGACTCTCACCGACAAACTCAAGACCGGACCGTTGGGTCAGGTTGAACTGCTGCGCTACGGCATCGAAATCGCCGACGCGCTTGAGCACGCCCATCGCCAGGGACTGGTGCATCGCGATCTCAAGCCGCAAAACATCATCATCACGAAGAACGGCGCGAAGCTGCTCGATTTCGGCTTGGCCAAACTACAGATTCACGACGGCGTCGTCGAGGGCATGAGCGGTATCACCCGCACGACTCCGCTCACCGGCGAAGGCACCATCATCGGCACGATTCAGTACATGTCTCCGGAACAGCTCGAAGGAAAAGAAGTCGATTTCCGCAGTGATATCTTCGCGTTCGGAGCGGTGTTATATGAAATGGCTACTGGACAGCGGGCGTTTCAAGCGACGAGTCAGGCCAGTCTGATTGCATCGATACTGACCAAAGAACCGCGCCCCTTGAGCGAACTACAGACGATGACTCCGCCAATGTTGGAGCGGGCGATCAAGCAATGCCTTGCCAAAGACCCCGACCATCGCTGGCAATCTGCCGGCGATCTAAAGAGAACTTTGCAGTGGGTCAACGAAGGCGGCTCGCAAGTCGGCTTGCCGGCTCCGGTAGCGGCGCACCGCAAACGGCAGTTGCAGCTCGGTTGGATCATCGCCTCCGTAGCCACGCTGGCACTGGCGGCGTTGGCATTCATCCACTTCACTCAACCAAAACCGGAGATTGTCACGACAAAGTTCTCGATTCCGGTACCGGAGAAAATGCTGGTCATAACTTGGCCGCGACTTTCTCCCGATGGGACGATGTTGGCATTTCAGGGACGTGATTCTGCGTCTGTGCTGCGAATCTACGTGCGCCCTTTGAATGCCTTGGAAGCCTATCCACTGCCGGGAACCGAAAACGCACAGCGGCCATTTTGGTCGCCCGACAGCAAAACTCTCGCCTTCTTCGCCGGCAACCAGCTAAAGAAGATAGCAGCCCTTGGCGGCCCAGTGCAATTGATCTGCGATGCCAACGGCGGCGCTGATGGGACGTGGGGAGCGTCCGGCGTTATCGTGTTTGACGGAGACACTAACGATTCGATTCGGAGAGTTTCGGCAGGTGGTGGAACAGTCACAGGTGCGACGACGATCAGGCGAGAAAAGGGCGAGCAGTATCATATGTGGCCGTGTTTCCTGCCCAATGGCGAGCACTTCTTCTATTTGTCGTTTGGCGATTCGTTGTCGAGGACGAGGGGCGGTCAGGCTTTGCATGTTGCTGCGCTCGACGGCACAATGGATAAGGAAATCGGGCGAGTATACAGCCGTCTGGAGATAACTCCTGATGGTCAGCTCATTCACAGTCGCGATGGAGTGCTCTATACAACAAAGTTTGACTTCGGCAAGATGGAGCTGGTTGGCGAAGCGATTCCGATAGCCGAAAATATATCTTCGCAAAATGAGATGTCCAATTTCAGCATCTCCGAAAAAGGCCAACTGGTCTATCGTACCGGCGCCATGGGAACAGCAAATCGCCTGTTGACATGGTTCGACCGAAACGGCAAGGAACTGGGCACGGAGGGCGACTTAGCAGACTACGAAGACCTGGCGATCTCTCCGGATGGAAACCGATTGGCGTTTGGCATGGGCGACACCCGGAGTCAGAAATCGGACATCTGGATTCGCGATCTTCGCCGCGGGGTCTCTTCACGGTTAACATTTGAAGAGGAAGATGAAATCTGGCCGATTTGGTCGCCGGATGGCACACGGATACTCTATGCGCAAAACGGCGGCGGTGTTTTCGGCGTTTTTGAACAACAAGCCAATGGCGTCGGTGTGCCGCGGTCAATCTATGCAGCAAGTGGGAAAAACTGTGGCGCGTCATGTTGGGGAGCGGACGGAGAGACGATTGTTATGTCGATTGTGGATCAGGCCTTTGATGTCATAACCGTCAAGTATTCTGACTCGACCAAAGTAACTGCGCTGGTTAAGACTCCAGCTGTCGAGCAGACAGGCGTTCTGTCCCCTAATGGCCGCTACCTGGCTTATTCGAGTACCGAGACCGGTCAGCGGGAGGTCTTCGTCCGCGACTTGAGCCCTACCGGCGGTAAGTGGCAGATATCCGCCGACAACGGGTGGGACGCAAAATGGCGCGCCGACGGCAAAGAACTCATCTATACCAACCGAAGCTTTGACTTTAAGTCTGTGGAAGTGAACACTTCCGGACCGAACTTCGACGCCGGTCGGCCGGAGAAGCTGTTCCGGCAGCGCATGGCATTCACCGGCACGACACAATTTCGCTGGGATATGACTGCGGATGCCCAGAAGTTCATCTTAAATGTGCCGCAAACCGGCGAAGCTACTGGCGAGTTTGTTGTCGTACTGAATTGGTTGGAAGAATTGAAGAAGCGTTAA
- a CDS encoding flavodoxin family protein yields MKKKLLIVNGSPRHGSSTEILAEQFESGFRSVIADVEVTNVRLNDLEIIPCQSCAVDPRPLLCIYKDQLYPVLEHLREADFVLLASPIHFDTVSSQMKLFIDRCNCFRPPKFVKGKAVFDNQGILSSRGAYILVGGEREKYDAAERVIGGFFIWCGITKSGRVTYSHSEDRLGSVKRDMAKLEECFAFGVNCASDLASS; encoded by the coding sequence ATGAAGAAGAAGCTGCTAATCGTTAACGGCTCGCCGCGTCACGGCAGTTCGACCGAAATTCTCGCCGAGCAATTCGAGTCGGGATTTCGTTCGGTGATTGCCGATGTCGAGGTTACTAATGTGCGTTTGAACGACCTCGAAATTATCCCGTGTCAATCTTGCGCCGTCGATCCGCGTCCGCTGTTGTGTATCTATAAGGATCAGCTCTACCCGGTCCTCGAGCATCTGCGCGAAGCTGACTTCGTTCTGTTGGCGTCGCCGATCCACTTCGATACGGTGTCTTCGCAAATGAAATTGTTCATTGATCGCTGTAATTGTTTCCGCCCGCCAAAGTTTGTGAAAGGCAAGGCAGTCTTCGACAATCAAGGCATCTTGAGTAGTAGGGGAGCCTACATATTGGTAGGTGGAGAGAGAGAGAAGTACGATGCCGCCGAACGTGTGATCGGCGGGTTCTTCATCTGGTGCGGTATTACGAAATCGGGGCGCGTGACCTATTCACACAGCGAGGACCGGCTTGGTTCGGTGAAACGCGATATGGCAAAACTCGAAGAGTGCTTTGCTTTCGGCGTCAACTGCGCGAGTGATCTTGCGTCATCTTAA
- a CDS encoding ABC-F family ATP-binding cassette domain-containing protein — protein MIYLQLAGIQKKYNDDHLLRGVDLQVVKGEKYGLVGPNGTGKTTIIKIALGRVLADSGTIMLHSQIKVGYVSQEDEIESDYPLFLAMLESYSELLAIKSAMEEMETIIAHGTAADLEKYGELQHQWEVRGGYNLDTTIKNTLIGLGFSEDDFHRPISSFSGGERNRASLAKVLLHSPDLLLLDEPTNHLDIESTIWLENYLQAFEGALIVVSHDRVFLDHVVNKIVELEQGKLELYHGNFTAYCVERAERRRLLLKKYLHQQEEIARIEDFIVRNIAGQKTKQAQSRRKSLAKVERIQAPTHDAKKAIIKMSASRRAYLSILKIEDLAFAYGDRVLFSDVEFEIERGDRVALIGRNGTGKSTLVKAIIGDLDVQDGSIEMGKNVDMEYFDQELAMLNPDETVLDTVWNLQPQWDAFKLRSHLARFLFFGEDVFKQTKMLSGGEKKKLALAWLLALPANFLILDEPTNHLDIGSREVLEEALREFDGTVLFISHDRFFLDSVATRVLSLENAKIIDWRGKYSEYVERKKTQSDGGYAGDRLQKRDSYKEERRLKNLATARKRRIKELEDIIAIHESDIERLKTEQLDEKHGADWLKLGELAKEQQRVQVLLDNAMWEYYQLLDEEEAANR, from the coding sequence TTGATCTATCTACAACTGGCAGGGATTCAGAAGAAATATAACGACGACCATCTTCTAAGGGGCGTTGATCTCCAAGTCGTTAAGGGTGAAAAGTACGGCCTAGTCGGCCCGAACGGCACCGGCAAAACTACCATCATCAAGATTGCGCTGGGGCGCGTTCTTGCCGATTCCGGCACGATCATGCTTCATAGTCAGATCAAGGTCGGCTATGTCTCGCAGGAAGACGAAATCGAATCGGACTATCCGCTCTTTCTCGCCATGCTTGAATCATACTCTGAACTCCTTGCAATCAAGAGCGCCATGGAAGAGATGGAAACTATCATTGCGCATGGTACTGCCGCAGATCTGGAAAAGTATGGCGAACTTCAGCACCAGTGGGAAGTGCGCGGCGGCTACAATCTCGATACCACCATCAAGAATACACTGATCGGCCTCGGGTTCAGCGAGGACGATTTCCATCGCCCGATCTCGAGTTTCTCAGGCGGTGAACGCAACCGCGCATCACTGGCGAAAGTACTGCTACACTCGCCGGACTTGCTTCTACTCGACGAACCAACCAACCATCTCGACATCGAATCAACTATCTGGCTCGAAAACTATCTACAGGCGTTCGAAGGTGCTTTGATTGTTGTGTCGCACGATCGTGTGTTCCTCGATCACGTTGTGAATAAGATTGTCGAACTTGAGCAAGGGAAGTTAGAGCTGTATCACGGCAACTTCACTGCGTACTGCGTTGAGCGCGCTGAACGACGCCGCCTGCTACTCAAGAAGTACTTGCATCAACAGGAAGAAATCGCGCGCATCGAAGATTTCATCGTCCGCAACATCGCCGGACAAAAGACCAAACAGGCGCAGTCGCGACGCAAGTCGCTCGCAAAGGTCGAACGAATCCAAGCGCCGACACACGATGCCAAGAAAGCAATCATCAAAATGTCGGCATCGCGGCGTGCTTACCTGTCGATCCTCAAGATCGAGGACCTTGCGTTTGCCTATGGTGATCGCGTTTTGTTTTCCGATGTCGAATTCGAAATCGAACGCGGTGATCGCGTTGCCCTGATTGGTCGCAACGGCACCGGCAAGTCGACGTTGGTGAAGGCAATCATCGGCGATCTGGATGTTCAAGACGGCAGTATCGAGATGGGCAAGAATGTCGATATGGAATATTTCGATCAAGAATTAGCGATGCTAAATCCCGATGAGACCGTGCTCGACACTGTCTGGAATCTCCAACCGCAATGGGATGCGTTTAAGCTTCGCAGCCATCTCGCGCGCTTCTTGTTTTTCGGCGAGGATGTTTTCAAGCAAACCAAGATGCTCTCCGGCGGTGAGAAGAAGAAACTCGCGCTGGCGTGGCTTCTGGCATTACCGGCAAACTTCCTGATTCTCGACGAACCGACAAACCATCTTGATATCGGTTCCCGCGAAGTTCTCGAAGAAGCCCTGCGCGAATTCGACGGTACTGTGTTGTTCATCAGCCACGACCGCTTCTTTCTTGATTCAGTCGCAACGCGCGTCCTTTCGCTGGAGAATGCCAAGATCATCGACTGGCGCGGCAAGTACTCAGAATATGTCGAACGCAAGAAGACGCAATCTGATGGCGGCTATGCCGGTGATCGACTGCAGAAACGCGATTCGTACAAAGAAGAACGCCGGCTCAAGAATTTGGCGACTGCGCGAAAGCGCCGAATCAAAGAGCTTGAAGACATAATTGCAATTCACGAAAGCGACATCGAACGTCTCAAGACAGAACAACTCGATGAAAAACACGGCGCCGACTGGTTGAAACTGGGCGAACTCGCGAAAGAACAACAGCGCGTACAAGTGCTGCTTGATAACGCCATGTGGGAGTACTATCAATTACTTGATGAAGAAGAAGCTGCTAATCGTTAA
- a CDS encoding BatA and WFA domain-containing protein codes for MNFINPFLLLFAAAASIPLLLHLFNKQRVKVIEFSTVKYLVSLQKTRMRQVKIRQILLLILRTLALLAIAFAFARPTTEGGYLPALGGKTTTTAVILLDVSGSSASETNSGSFFERGIEKAEAILGNFTEKEKVVIIGFASTLLYDSGVPTSDFDRLKEILKAMTPSSAEAIPSTGFARAFTLLKEATDPNLEVYLISDFQGDAWRNFEFDLFQTERMDVKLFVTSTSGPEIDNVEAEKVTFPNQIITAGRAFTLFGEIRNQKEDSPAEVLVSLEVNDTRVAQTDLSIPPSGSGKVSFNYTPTEAGFLYGSIAIDDDDLLSDNRSHFAMRIPSGSKIALISDDDQEAYFTRNALAPSESENLSKDISLFGALQASTLNLREYDAAIVNLKGRIPQALVSSLINYVNSGGSVLFLMRPDLDFADFSEKISSPLFGLQALEAPPVAATASGKYLLNNFDFAHPLFSPYRQFAADKLPQAEFIGHFKTKESAKSTVLARFSDNSPAVLEANIGKGKALLYTFSLNDTYSDIVFRPLMVIMLNRSIEYLVSEPLNQREMLLAGNEITRELGPQDARQFVLVSPRGDTTNVSAAIRAGAVVFDLGRLQYTGVYQILGDGRTVDVFAVNFPSIESVPAYVDAEDVGAKIAGTRVIVLDYESNPAESIASARFGTELWKLFLLFGFIFLLIEMAVAYSARTGEVSTG; via the coding sequence ATGAACTTCATAAATCCATTCCTGCTACTTTTCGCCGCAGCCGCGTCAATTCCGCTGCTGCTGCATCTGTTCAACAAGCAGCGCGTCAAGGTCATCGAGTTCTCGACGGTCAAGTATCTCGTCAGCCTGCAGAAGACGCGAATGCGCCAAGTCAAGATTCGGCAGATTCTACTGCTGATTTTGCGCACGCTGGCACTTCTGGCTATCGCCTTTGCCTTCGCTCGTCCCACCACCGAGGGCGGATATCTTCCTGCATTGGGCGGCAAAACCACCACCACTGCTGTGATTCTTCTCGATGTTTCCGGTTCTTCCGCATCCGAAACTAATTCGGGCAGTTTCTTTGAAAGAGGCATCGAAAAAGCCGAAGCGATACTCGGCAACTTCACCGAAAAGGAGAAAGTCGTCATCATCGGATTTGCATCGACGTTACTCTACGACTCCGGTGTGCCGACTTCCGATTTTGACCGCCTCAAGGAAATTCTCAAGGCGATGACACCATCCAGTGCCGAAGCGATCCCTTCAACGGGCTTTGCGCGCGCATTCACACTGCTCAAAGAAGCTACTGATCCCAATCTGGAAGTTTATCTCATCAGCGATTTCCAGGGCGACGCTTGGCGTAACTTTGAATTCGACCTTTTTCAAACCGAGCGTATGGACGTGAAGCTCTTTGTGACCTCCACCTCTGGACCGGAAATCGACAACGTAGAGGCCGAGAAAGTCACGTTCCCCAATCAGATAATCACAGCAGGACGAGCATTCACCTTGTTCGGAGAAATTCGCAATCAAAAGGAAGACTCTCCTGCGGAAGTACTCGTATCGCTCGAAGTCAACGATACCCGGGTCGCCCAGACCGACCTTTCCATTCCGCCATCCGGTTCAGGCAAAGTGTCATTTAATTACACTCCGACTGAAGCCGGATTCCTTTATGGCAGTATCGCCATCGACGACGATGACTTATTGTCGGACAATCGTTCTCACTTCGCGATGCGGATACCTTCAGGCAGTAAGATTGCCTTGATCTCTGACGACGACCAGGAAGCGTACTTCACTCGCAACGCACTCGCACCATCAGAAAGCGAAAATCTATCGAAAGACATTTCCCTCTTCGGCGCTCTTCAGGCGAGTACTCTTAACCTGCGTGAATATGATGCCGCCATTGTCAATCTCAAGGGACGAATTCCGCAAGCGCTCGTCTCGTCGCTGATCAACTATGTCAACTCCGGCGGTTCGGTGCTATTCCTGATGCGCCCCGATTTAGATTTCGCCGATTTCTCCGAAAAGATCTCGTCGCCGTTGTTCGGACTCCAGGCACTGGAAGCTCCGCCAGTTGCAGCTACCGCGAGTGGCAAGTATCTGCTCAACAATTTCGATTTCGCTCATCCGCTGTTTTCACCATATCGTCAATTTGCCGCGGACAAACTTCCGCAGGCGGAATTCATCGGGCACTTCAAGACCAAAGAGTCCGCCAAGTCGACAGTGCTGGCGCGATTCTCCGACAATTCGCCCGCCGTCCTCGAAGCCAACATCGGCAAGGGCAAGGCGCTATTGTATACTTTCAGTCTCAACGACACCTACTCCGACATCGTTTTCCGTCCGCTGATGGTCATCATGTTGAATCGCTCGATCGAGTATCTCGTTTCCGAGCCGCTGAATCAACGTGAAATGCTTTTGGCTGGAAACGAAATCACCCGCGAACTCGGCCCGCAAGATGCCCGTCAATTTGTGCTGGTTTCCCCAAGAGGCGACACGACCAATGTTTCGGCGGCGATTCGAGCCGGCGCAGTTGTGTTTGATCTCGGTCGTTTGCAATACACCGGCGTCTATCAGATTCTTGGCGATGGCCGAACTGTGGATGTTTTTGCAGTCAATTTCCCGTCAATCGAGTCTGTACCGGCTTACGTCGATGCCGAGGATGTCGGCGCCAAGATTGCCGGGACCAGAGTCATCGTGCTCGACTACGAATCCAACCCGGCAGAGTCCATTGCCTCTGCGCGATTTGGCACAGAATTATGGAAGCTTTTCCTGCTCTTTGGCTTTATCTTCCTGCTGATTGAAATGGCTGTCGCCTATAGCGCGCGCACCGGGGAGGTAAGCACTGGTTGA
- a CDS encoding tetratricopeptide repeat protein, giving the protein MAEVVSEWHGYLDTLTLAAGPLSYFSSRAQMFLQYPRMLIYAEKAQAEGVDSIWSAQTLSSLYYTYGDFKRAGEALQPLLRDTTKAYQARIFYANMLLAMGEVDSARNIYESFGKIDSSLHTVYYKLGLIAFSRGEYPKALEALQKAQSMTRNPAFGVDYDLALGDIYAALKQTDSASVCYQRALDQSKLLVGAYSDNSLHHLRVGKAALRLKAPELAETELELALFLEERMFYVGQILLAKGELLDLKKDRKAAREQYQQILDMPTGYLEKQQARKYLKTPYKN; this is encoded by the coding sequence ATGGCCGAAGTCGTTTCCGAATGGCATGGCTACCTCGATACCCTAACGCTGGCCGCCGGACCGCTCAGCTATTTTAGTTCCCGCGCCCAGATGTTTCTGCAGTATCCGAGAATGCTGATTTATGCCGAGAAAGCGCAAGCCGAGGGCGTCGACAGTATCTGGTCGGCGCAAACACTCTCAAGTCTATACTACACCTATGGTGATTTCAAGCGCGCCGGTGAAGCGCTGCAGCCGCTCTTGCGCGACACAACCAAGGCCTATCAAGCACGAATCTTCTATGCGAATATGCTGTTGGCGATGGGCGAGGTCGATAGCGCCAGAAATATCTATGAGAGTTTCGGAAAGATCGATTCTTCTCTACACACCGTTTACTACAAGTTGGGACTGATTGCTTTCAGTAGAGGCGAGTACCCGAAGGCACTTGAAGCTTTGCAGAAAGCACAGTCGATGACCAGGAACCCCGCATTCGGCGTCGATTACGATCTTGCACTTGGTGACATTTATGCCGCACTGAAACAGACCGATTCAGCGTCTGTCTGCTATCAAAGAGCCTTGGATCAATCCAAGCTTCTGGTCGGCGCCTATTCGGACAACTCGTTGCATCATCTCCGCGTCGGCAAAGCCGCCCTGCGCCTTAAAGCTCCCGAACTGGCGGAAACTGAGTTGGAGCTGGCGTTGTTCCTCGAAGAGCGGATGTTCTATGTCGGGCAAATCTTGCTGGCAAAAGGCGAACTTCTTGACCTCAAGAAAGACCGCAAAGCCGCGCGAGAGCAATATCAACAGATACTCGATATGCCGACCGGATATCTCGAAAAACAGCAGGCACGCAAGTACCTCAAGACTCCTTATAAGAACTAA
- a CDS encoding 2-phosphosulfolactate phosphatase, with product MIVKLYFSPAPVTDAKIRGRVAVVIDVLRASTSISTAIQNGCREIVPVASTGDAAAMRANLDKGQVLLCGEREGLKVEGFDLGNSPSEYTEEIVRDKVLIFASTNGSRAILKCAASAQTVVCGFVNLSIIAKTILSAQKDVAVVCAGRQGNFALEDTFCGGALIDLLVESGQFTVDNDAAQVAQMLYKNRDNSVETVIGRADHARYLKELGFGADIVTAAALDTVNVVPVLVGNKVVDLQKQRVEGTF from the coding sequence ATGATCGTAAAGTTATATTTCAGTCCAGCGCCAGTGACCGATGCGAAGATTCGTGGTCGAGTCGCAGTGGTGATTGATGTACTGCGCGCGTCAACCTCGATCAGCACCGCCATTCAAAACGGCTGCCGCGAAATCGTGCCGGTTGCTTCGACCGGCGATGCCGCCGCTATGCGCGCCAATCTCGACAAGGGACAAGTGCTGCTTTGCGGCGAACGCGAAGGCCTCAAGGTTGAGGGCTTTGACCTCGGGAATTCGCCTTCAGAGTATACCGAAGAAATCGTACGCGACAAGGTGCTCATCTTTGCTTCGACTAACGGGTCACGCGCTATCCTGAAATGCGCCGCCTCCGCCCAGACCGTCGTATGCGGTTTCGTCAACCTTTCGATAATTGCCAAAACGATTCTTTCTGCACAAAAAGACGTCGCCGTCGTCTGTGCCGGTAGACAAGGCAACTTCGCGCTGGAGGACACCTTCTGCGGTGGCGCCTTGATCGACTTGCTGGTCGAATCAGGGCAGTTCACTGTCGATAATGATGCGGCGCAGGTTGCTCAAATGTTGTATAAGAATCGTGACAATTCAGTCGAAACCGTCATTGGTCGCGCCGACCATGCACGCTATTTGAAGGAATTAGGTTTTGGCGCCGATATTGTCACAGCCGCGGCACTGGACACCGTCAATGTCGTTCCGGTTCTGGTCGGGAATAAAGTGGTTGATCTGCAAAAACAGAGAGTCGAGGGTACTTTTTGA
- the gcvT gene encoding glycine cleavage system aminomethyltransferase GcvT, giving the protein MSQIKKTPFTECNEKAGGKMVEFAGYLMPIQYRSINQEHLKVRQTVGAFDLSHMGEFFVRGAGALDFIQSVTTNDASALKMNQVQYSAMCYPHGGIVDDLLVYRLPDEYMLVVNAANLDKDFAWLMEHKPKGVEMINRSDELGLLAIQGPKAEQVIRKIAKFDWDKIGYYESGRTVFCGKDTLFSRTGYTGEDGFEIYCDPSIAVQLWEQTLDAGREFDIEPIGLGARDSLRLEMRYMLYGNDIDQTTNPIEAGLGWICKPEKGEFVGRKPIVDMKEGKPPRRMQSLVLKDKAIPRHGYSIFVGDKNVGTVTSGCFSPSLDQGIALGYVDRAFGKVGETVDIDVRGKRIPAEVIKGGFYKDGSHK; this is encoded by the coding sequence ATGAGTCAGATAAAGAAGACCCCGTTTACAGAGTGTAACGAAAAAGCTGGCGGCAAGATGGTCGAATTCGCCGGCTACTTAATGCCGATCCAGTATCGTTCAATCAACCAGGAACATCTTAAGGTTCGCCAGACCGTCGGCGCTTTTGATCTCTCCCATATGGGCGAGTTTTTTGTTCGCGGCGCCGGAGCGTTGGATTTCATCCAGAGCGTAACAACGAATGATGCGTCTGCACTCAAAATGAATCAGGTACAATACTCCGCAATGTGCTATCCACACGGAGGAATTGTCGATGATCTGTTGGTTTATCGCCTTCCCGATGAATACATGCTCGTGGTCAATGCCGCTAATCTCGACAAGGATTTCGCCTGGCTGATGGAGCACAAGCCCAAGGGTGTCGAAATGATCAATCGTTCCGACGAGCTTGGTCTTCTTGCCATTCAGGGACCCAAAGCCGAACAAGTTATTCGCAAGATCGCCAAATTCGATTGGGACAAAATCGGCTACTACGAATCTGGGCGTACCGTTTTCTGCGGCAAAGACACACTCTTCAGCCGCACCGGCTACACCGGCGAAGACGGCTTTGAAATCTACTGTGATCCTTCTATTGCCGTCCAATTATGGGAGCAGACTCTCGACGCCGGCAGAGAATTCGATATCGAGCCAATCGGCTTAGGCGCCCGCGACAGCTTGCGTCTCGAAATGCGTTACATGTTGTACGGCAACGACATAGACCAGACCACCAATCCAATTGAAGCCGGATTGGGCTGGATCTGCAAGCCCGAAAAGGGCGAGTTTGTCGGTCGTAAGCCGATCGTTGATATGAAAGAAGGCAAGCCGCCGCGCCGGATGCAGTCATTGGTACTCAAGGACAAAGCGATTCCGCGCCACGGCTACTCAATATTTGTCGGTGACAAAAATGTGGGGACAGTTACTTCAGGGTGCTTTAGCCCTTCACTCGATCAAGGAATTGCGCTGGGTTACGTTGACCGCGCATTTGGAAAAGTCGGCGAAACCGTTGACATCGATGTTCGCGGAAAACGTATTCCTGCCGAGGTGATCAAGGGCGGATTTTACAAGGACGGAAGTCACAAGTAG